In the genome of Populus trichocarpa isolate Nisqually-1 chromosome 6, P.trichocarpa_v4.1, whole genome shotgun sequence, one region contains:
- the LOC7489170 gene encoding glutamate receptor 2.8: MIMKKYSLNPVLSFFFFLSLMILFSEMGVAQNTTSSIPVNVGVVLDLASLEANIALSCINMALSDFYASHGDYKTRLVLNTRDSKKDVIGAAAAALDLIKNVEVQAILGPTTSMQANFVIDLGEKAQVPIISFSATSPSLTSIRSSYFLRATQNDSAQVNAISAIVQAFGWREAVPIYIDNEYGEGIIPYLIDALQEVDARVPYRSVISPSATDDQIVEELYRLMTMQTRVFIVHMYPSLGTRLFTKAKEIGMMSEGYVWIMTDGLSVDFLSSPNHSVTDTIQGVLGIKPYVPRTKELEYFRAQWKRKFLRDNPNKIDAELNIYGLLAYDAATALALAVEKAGTTNFGFQKANVSSNSSTDLATLGISLNGPNILQALSTTSFKGLTGDYLFVDGQLQSPAFQIVNVNGNGGRGIGFWTPTEGLVKKMNPRINKRMNSTSTSRVSTVIFPGDTTAVPKGWEIPTNEKKLKIGVPLKAGFSELVAVTKDPGSNTTTFTGFCIDVFDAVVKALPYALPYEYTPFANSDGEPAGTYNDLAYQVYLKNYDAVVGDITIVYNRSLYIDYTLPFTESGVSMIVPIVDNNSKNAWVFMKPLTWDLWVTSFLFFVFIGFVVWVLEHRINDDFRGSASDQAGTSFWFSFSTMVFAQREKVVSNLSRAVIIIWCFVVLILTQSYTASLASLLTVEQLQPTVTDVRELIKKGEYVGYQKGSFVLGLLLDLGFDKSKLMVYSSAEECHHLFSKGSGNGGIAAAFDELAFIKLILSRYCSKYTMIDPKFKTGGFGFVFPKGSPLVADISRAILNVTEGDKMKQIEGAWFGKKSTCPDSSPSISSNSLSLKSFWGLFLIAGLAALLALIIFVVMFVYRERNVLRSSDSTASIWSRIENFFRIFIQRDSTSSTFRQSDLKDRNGISLPPMCAPSPSDYSVHTEYPANRSSASYDSSPNREAPQEVV, encoded by the exons ATGATCATGAAAAAATACTCTTTAAATCCTGttctatctttctttttcttcctttctttgatgattttgttcTCAGAAATGGGGGTGGCCCAGAACACAACATCTTCAATCCCAGTGAATGTAGGAGTGGTTCTTGACTTGGCTTCTTTGGAGGCCAATATTGCTTTGAGCTGCATCAACATGGCCCTTTCAGACTTCTATGCCTCTCATGGTGACTACAAAACTAGACTGGTCCTCAACACCAGGGACTCAAAGAAAGATGTTATTGGTGCAGCTGCTGCAG CCCTGGACTTGATAAAAAATGTGGAAGTGCAAGCAATCTTAGGGCCAACAACATCAATGCAAGCCAATTTTGTTATTGACCTTGGAGAAAAAGCTCAGGTGCCAATTATATCTTTTTCTGCAACAAGTCCTTCTCTTACTTCCATCAGGAGTTCATATTTCTTGCGAGCAACACAAAATGATTCAGCTCAAGTGAATGCCATAAGTGCTATAGTTCAAGCCTTTGGATGGAGAGAAGCGGTGCCCATCTACATTGACAATGAATATGGAGAGGGAATCATACCTTATTTAATTGATGCTCTGCAAGAAGTTGATGCTCGAGTACCCTACCGGAGTGTCATTTCTCCATCGGCCACTGATGATCAAATTGTTGAGGAGCTTTATAGGTTGATGACAATGCAAACTAGAGTTTTCATTGTGCATATGTATCCCTCTCTAGGCACTCGGCTTTTCACCAAAGCAAAAGAGATTGGAATGATGAGTGAAGGCTATGTCTGGATCATGACTGACGGTCTGAGTGTTGATTTCTTGAGTTCACCAAATCATTCTGTCACCGATACTATCCAAGGAGTATTGGGTATTAAACCTTATGTTCCAAGAACAAAAGAGCTTGAATATTTTCGAGCTCAGTGGAAAAGGAAATTCCTACGAGATAATCCAAATAAAATTGATGCTGAGTTGAACATTTATGGACTACTGGCCTATGATGCCGCTACAGCATTGGCCTTGGCAGTTGAGAAAGCCGGCACTACAAATTTTGGCTTCCAAAAGGCAAATGTTTCTAGCAACTCATCAACAGATCTTGCAACTCTTGGCATCTCTTTAAATGGTCCAAACATTCTGCAAGCTTTATCGACCACTAGTTTCAAAGGCCTTACAGGAGATTACCTTTTTGTTGATGGGCAGTTGCAATCACCAGCTTTTCAGATAGTTAATGTGAACGGAAATGGAGGAAGAGGGATTGGATTTTGGACGCCAACAGAAGGACTTGTGAAGAAAATGAATCCGAGAATAAACAAACGTATGAATTCAACTTCTACTTCCAGAGTTTCAACTGTAATTTTTCCTGGGGATACAACTGCGGTTCCCAAGGGTTGGGAGATTCCCACAAACGAGAAGAAGTTGAAAATAGGAGTGCCTCTGAAGGCTGGCTTCAGTGAGTTAGTAGCTGTCACAAAAGATCCTGGTTCCAACACCACAACATTCACCGGATTCTGCATAGATGTTTTTGATGCTGTAGTCAAAGCATTGCCTTATGCTTTGCCTTATGAGTACACCCCCTTTGCCAACTCTGATGGCGAACCTGCTGGAACTTACAACGATCTGGCCTATCAAGTGTACTTGAAG AATTATGATGCCGTGGTTGGAGACATAACTATTGTCTACAACAGGTCCTTGTACATCGACTATACCCTGCCTTTCACAGAAAGTGGTGTCTCCATGATTGTTCCGATTGTAGACAACAACAGCAAAAATGCTTGGGTCTTCATGAAACCTTTAACATGGGACCTTTGGGTGAccagttttttgttctttgttttcattGGATTTGTGGTCTGGGTTCTTGAGCACAGAATAAATGATGATTTTCGAGGGTCAGCTTCAGATCAAGCTGGCACTAGTTTCTGGTTTTCCTTCTCAACTATGGTTTTTGCACAAC GGGAGAAAGTGGTTAGCAACTTGTCTAGGGCGGTGATAATCATCTGGTGTTTTGTTGTGTTGATCCTCACGCAGAGTTACACCGCCAGTTTAGCAAGCCTACTTACCGTCGAGCAGCTGCAGCCTACAGTTACTGATGTGAGGGAGCTCATTAAGAAAGGGGAGTATGTGGGCTACCAGAAGGGTTCTTTTGTTCTAGGACTCTTGTTAGACTTGGGGTTCGACAAGTCCAAGCTCATGGTGTATAGTTCTGCAGAAGAATGCCACCATCTTTTCTCCAAAGGAAGTGGAAATGGTGGTATTGCCGCAGCTTTCGACGAACTGGCATTTATAAAGCTCATTTTGTCAAGATATTGCTCCAAATATACCATGATTGATCCTAAATTTAAAACCGGCGGTTTTGGCTTT GTCTTCCCTAAAGGTTCTCCTCTAGTGGCTGATATATCGAGGGCAATTTTAAATGTGACCGAGGGAGATAAAATGAAGCAAATAGAGGGTGCATGGTTTGGCAAAAAAAGCACTTGTCCAGATTCCAGCCCCTCAATTTCATCTAATAGCCTTAGTCTCAAGAGTTTCTGGgggttatttttaattgcagGACTAGCTGCATTGTTAGCTCTCATTATCTTCGTAGTCATGTTTGTTTACCGAGAAAGAAACGTCTTGAGGTCCTCTGATTCCACAGCTTCAATATGGAGTAGAATTGAAAACTTCTTTAGAATTTTCATTCAAAGGGACTCGACATCCAGTACTTTCAGACAAAGTGATCTGAAAGATAGAAATGGCATCAGTCTGCCACCTATGTGTGCGCCAAGCCCATCAGATTATTCAGTCCACACGGAATATCCTGCCAATCGATCTTCTGCAAGCTATGATTCTAGTCCAAATAGGGAAGCACCTCAAGAGGTAGTATAG
- the LOC18100711 gene encoding glutamate receptor 2.8-like, whose translation MIMKKYSLNPVLSSFFFLSLMILFSEMGVAQNTTSTIPVNVGVVLDLASLEANIALSCINMALSDFYASHGDYKTRLVLNTRDSKKDVIGAAAAALDLIKNVEVQAILGPTTSMQANFVIDLGEKAHVPIISFSATSPSLTSIGSSYFLRATQNDSAQVNAISAIVQAFGWKEAVPIYIDNEYGEGIIPYLTDALHVVDARVPYRSVISPSATDVQIVEELNKLMTMLGYCHLTMQTRVFIVHMYPSLGTRLFTKAKEIGMMSEGYVWIMTDGLSVDFLSSPNHSVTDTIQGVLGIKPYVPKTKGLEYLRARWKRKFLRDNPNNIDAELNIYGLLAYDAATALALAVEKAGTTNFDFQKANVPSNSSTDLATLGISLNGPNILQALSTTSFKGLTGDYLFVDGQLQSPAFQIVNVNGNAGRRIGFWTPTTEGLVKTLNPRINKRMNSTSTSRVSTVIFPGDTTVVPKGWEIPTNEKKLKIGVPVKSGFSEFVAVTKDPGSNTATFTGFCIDVFDAVVKALPYALPYEYTPFANSDGEPAGTYNDLAYQVYLKNYDAVVGDITIVYNRSLYIDYTLPFTESGVSMIVPIADNNSKNAWVFMQPLTWDLWVSSFLFFVFIAFVVWVLEHRINEDFRGSASDQAGTSFWFSFSTMVFAQRERVVSNLSRAVIIIWCFVVLILTQSYTASLASLLTVEQLQPTVTDVRELIKKGEYVGYQNGSFVLGLLLDLGFDKSKLKVYGSPEECHRLFSKGSGNGGIAAAFDELAYIKLILSRYCSKYTMIDPKFKTGGLGFVFPKGSPLMPDISRAILNVTEGDKMKRIEDSWFGKKGTCPESSSSITSNSLSLKSFWGLFLIAGLAALLALIIFIVMFVYRERNVLRSSDSTASIWSRIENFFRIFIQRDSTSSTYRQSDLNDRNGISLPTMSAPSPSDYSVDTEYPANRSSSSYDSSPNREAPQEVVIDIDQLTNRNQERLAALEIDHENN comes from the exons ATGATCATGAAAAAATACTCTTTAAATCCTGTTCtatcttcatttttcttcctttctttgatgattttgttcTCAGAAATGGGGGTGGCCCAGAACACAACATCTACAATCCCAGTGAATGTAGGAGTGGTTCTTGACTTGGCTTCTTTGGAGGCCAATATTGCTTTGAGCTGCATCAACATGGCCCTTTCAGACTTCTATGCCTCTCATGGTGACTACAAAACTAGACTGGTCCTCAACACCAGGGACTCAAAGAAAGATGTTATTGGTGCAGCTGCTGCAG CCCTGGACTTGATAAAAAATGTGGAAGTGCAAGCAATCTTAGGGCCAACAACATCAATGCAAGCCAATTTTGTTATTGACCTTGGAGAAAAAGCTCATGTGCCAATTATATCTTTTTCTGCAACCAGTCCCTCTCTTACTTCCATCGGGAGTTCATATTTCTTGCGAGCAACACAAAATGATTCAGCTCAAGTGAATGCCATAAGTGCTATAGTTCAAGCCTTTGGATGGAAAGAAGCGGTGCCCATCTACATTGACAATGAATATGGAGAGGGAATCATACCTTATTTAACTGATGCTCTGCACGTAGTTGATGCTCGAGTGCCCTACCGGAGTGTCATTTCTCCATCGGCCACTGATGTTCAAATTGTTGAGGAGCTTAATAAGTTGATGACAatgttaggatattgccattta ACAATGCAAACTAGAGTTTTCATTGTGCATATGTATCCCTCTCTAGGCACTCGGCTTTTCACCAAGGCAAAAGAGATTGGAATGATGAGTGAAGGCTATGTTTGGATCATGACTGACGGTCTGAGTGTTGATTTCTTGAGTTCACCAAATCATTCTGTCACCGATACTATCCAAGGAGTATTGGGTATTAAACCTTATgttccaaaaacaaaagggcTTGAATATTTGCGAGCTCGGTGGAAAAGGAAATTCCTACGAGATAATCCAAATAATATTGATGCTGAGTTGAACATTTATGGACTCCTGGCCTATGATGCTGCTACAGCATTGGCCTTGGCAGTTGAGAAAGCCGGCACTACAAATTTTGACTTCCAAAAGGCAAATGTTCCTAGCAATTCATCAACTGATCTTGCAACTCTTGGCATCTCTTTAAATGGTCCAAACATTCTTCAAGCTTTATCGACCACTAGTTTCAAAGGCCTTACAGGAGATTACCTTTTTGTTGATGGGCAGTTGCAATCACCAGCTTTTCAGATAGTTAATGTGAATGGGAATGCAGGAAGACGGATTGGATTTTGGACGCCAACAACAGAAGGACTTGTGAAAACACTGAATCCGAGAATAAATAAACGTATGAATTCAACTTCTACTTCCAGAGTTTCAACTGTAATTTTTCCTGGGGATACAACTGTGGTTCCCAAGGGTTGGGAGATTCCCACAAATGAGAAGAAGTTGAAAATAGGAGTGCCTGTGAAGTCTGGCTTCAGTGAGTTTGTAGCAGTAACAAAAGATCCTGGTTCCAACACCGCAACATTCACCGGATTCTGCATAGATGTTTTTGATGCTGTAGTCAAAGCATTGCCTTATGCTTTGCCTTATGAGTACACCCCCTTTGCCAACTCTGATGGCGAACCTGCTGGAACTTACAACGATCTGGCCTATCAAGTGTACTTGAAG AATTATGATGCTGTGGTTGGAGACATAACTATTGTCTACAACAGGTCCTTGTACATCGACTATACCCTGCCTTTCACAGAAAGTGGTGTCTCCATGATTGTTCCGATTGCAGACAACAACAGCAAAAATGCATGGGTCTTCATGCAACCTTTGACATGGGACCTTTGGGTGAGcagttttttgttctttgttttcattGCATTTGTGGTCTGGGTTCTTGAGCACAGAATAAATGAAGATTTTCGAGGGTCAGCTTCAGATCAAGCTGGCACTAGCTTCTGGTTTTCCTTCTCAACTATGGTTTTTGCACAAC GGGAGAGAGTGGTTAGCAACTTGTCTAGGGCGGTGATAATCATCTGGTGTTTTGTTGTGTTGATCCTCACGCAGAGTTACACCGCCAGTTTAGCAAGCCTACTTACCGTCGAGCAGCTGCAGCCTACAGTTACTGATGTACGTGAGCTCATTAAGAAAGGGGAGTATGTGGGATACCAGAATGGTTCTTTTGTTCTAGGACTCTTGTTAGACTTGGGGTTCGACAAGTCCAAGCTCAAGGTGTATGGTTCTCCAGAAGAATGCCACCGTCTTTTCTCTAAAGGAAGTGGAAATGGTGGTATTGCTGCTGCTTTCGACGAACTTGCATATATAAAGCTCATTCTGTCAAGATATTGCTCCAAATATACCATGATTGATCCTAAATTTAAAACAGGCGGTTTAGGCTTT GTCTTCCCTAAAGGTTCTCCTCTAATGCCTGATATATCGAGGGCAATTTTAAATGTGACCGAGGGAGATAAAATGAAGCGAATAGAGGATTCATGGTTTGGCAAAAAAGGCACATGTCCAGAATCCAGCTCCTCAATTACATCTAATAGCCTTAGTCTCAAGAGTTTCTGGgggttatttttaattgcagGACTAGCTGCATTGTTAGCTCTCATTATCTTCATAGTCATGTTTGTTTACCGAGAAAGAAACGTCTTGAGGTCCTCTGATTCCACAGCTTCAATATGGAGTAGAATCGAAAACTTCTTTAGAATTTTCATTCAAAGGGACTCGACATCCAGTACTTACAGACAAAGTGATCTGAATGATAGAAATGGCATCAGTCTGCCTACTATGAGTGCGCCAAGCCCATCTGACTATTCAGTTGACACGGAATATCCTGCCAATCGATCTTCTTCAAGCTATGATTCTAGTCCAAATAGGGAAGCACCTCAAGAAGTAGTAATAGATATCGATCAGCTTACCAACCGAAATCAGGAGAGACTGGCAGCTTTGGAAATAGACCATGAAAATAATTGA